TTATTTACGGGCTGAACCTAAATGCTGGCTATAGCAATTTTGATATTTCATTGGCGTTTAACGGATCGCAGGGCAATAAGATCTTCGACTTCACACGCTTGTATACAGATCTCAGCCTGTTTGATGGCGCGGTAAGCGAACGCATGCTGAACGCGTGGAGCCCATCCAATGCCAACAGTGATATACCAGCGCCTTACCGCAGCCGGCCTGCTATTGAATTGTTATCCAATAGTTATTTCGTACAGGACGGAAGTTATCTGAAGTTGAAGCTGGCGCAGATCGGCTATAATTTTAAATTAAAAGGCGCGCTGCAGGACAGGATCAAGAACCTGCGCTTATATGTGAGCGGTACCAACCTGTTTACTATTACCAAATACAGCGGGCTCGATCCTGAAGTAACTTCTTCTCCGGGCACTTATGCTGCGCCTGGGGTAGACCTGGGCATGTATCCGATATCCCGGCAATACCTGGTTGGTTTAAACGTTACATTCTAATATTGACTTTTAAAAATAGTATGGTATGATAAAGAAATTATATAAACCGATATGCTTCCTTTTACTTCTGGCAATGTGCTGTTCCTGTGGAAAAGGATTCCTGGAAACAAAACCCCAGGGGGCACTTTCGGAAGCTTTGCTAACGAATACTCAAGGTGTGGAAGCCGCGCTGATCGGCGCTTATGGCATTATGAACGGTAACATCAATGGCACCTGGGGCAACTACTCCAGCGGCCCCAGCCAGTGGTTGTTTGGAGAAGTGGCAGCCGACAATGCACATAAGGGTAGTAATGGTCCGGATCAATCGCCCATGAACGACATCGAATTGCATAATGTCAATTCATCCAATGATAATCTGCCCGTAATGTGGCGGGTGTATTATGAAGGAATCACCCGCTGTAATACCACGCTCAGGCTTCTTGCTGCAGTACAAGGCGGCGGCAGTGATAAGTTCTCCGAGGAGCGCGCTACTCAAATAGCTGCAGAAGCAAAGATGCTTCGGGGGCATTATTATTTTTTCTTAGCTCGGTTGTTTAAAAACATTCCTTATGTCGATGAAAATATGACAACCCAGGACGCTACAAAAGTACCGAACGACAAGAGTGTATACCCGATGATCGAAGCGGATTTCAAAGCGGCCATGGCAGGCCTGCCCCAGGATTATTCAAAACCTTTGGGAGAAGTAGGCCGTGTAGATAAATACGCAGCCGAAGCCTATCTGGGTAAACTGTACCTCTACCAGAAAAAATATGCAGAAGCACTGATCCTGTTCAAGGATGTAATTACTAAAAAAGCGGCGTTGACCAGTCTGGATTTTAATGCGAACTTTAATATTAAAGGAAAGAACGGTGCGGAAGGGATTCTGGTGTCCCAAAGCAAAATTAATGCAGACGGAAGCGGTGATAACGCTAACGTGGGCGATATGCTCGCCGGTCTTTATGGAAATTCACCAGGCGGTTGTTGCGGTTTTTACCAGCCATCCGTTGATCTGGTAAATGCATTTAAAGTAGATGCAAACGGACTGCCTTTTTTAGACGGTACGTACCGGAACAATCCTTATAAATCAGACCAGGGGCTGAGCGGTCCGGCACTGGATAATTACCAGTTGGATGTGTCTCTGGTTTTTGACCCCCGGCTGGATTATACCGTGGGCCGGAGACAGGTGCGATACCGCGACTGGGGTGTACTGGTTCCGGGTTGGATCCGGGATCAGCCTTTCGGAGGACCCTTTGTTGCGGTAAAGCAATCGATTAACCAGGCAGATTTTAGCGGCAATGTAGCCAATGGGGCCAATTATCTGAAT
The sequence above is a segment of the Niabella agricola genome. Coding sequences within it:
- a CDS encoding RagB/SusD family nutrient uptake outer membrane protein → MIKKLYKPICFLLLLAMCCSCGKGFLETKPQGALSEALLTNTQGVEAALIGAYGIMNGNINGTWGNYSSGPSQWLFGEVAADNAHKGSNGPDQSPMNDIELHNVNSSNDNLPVMWRVYYEGITRCNTTLRLLAAVQGGGSDKFSEERATQIAAEAKMLRGHYYFFLARLFKNIPYVDENMTTQDATKVPNDKSVYPMIEADFKAAMAGLPQDYSKPLGEVGRVDKYAAEAYLGKLYLYQKKYAEALILFKDVITKKAALTSLDFNANFNIKGKNGAEGILVSQSKINADGSGDNANVGDMLAGLYGNSPGGCCGFYQPSVDLVNAFKVDANGLPFLDGTYRNNPYKSDQGLSGPALDNYQLDVSLVFDPRLDYTVGRRQVRYRDWGVLVPGWIRDQPFGGPFVAVKQSINQADFSGNVANGANYLNAQNVNIIRLSDVYLMAAECAVETNDLDAAKTWVNLVRTRAATLAPVLTGSGQPAAVYKIGTYPSFPSQDYARKAVRFERRLELALEGHRYYDLVRWGIAKDVLESYKDFEKQYVSASQPAGFTYPDWDKGMLIPREQIDRAQGVLRQNQ